The Armatimonadota bacterium genome includes a region encoding these proteins:
- a CDS encoding chemotaxis protein CheC — translation MVPINNKNDDALSNFLTVAKTGVKKAGESLKTMSASAIRLEVISAGIAPTSRLSEIGGNPEDLMVGVYIGVTGKMPGHALLVFPYESALLLVDMITGNSLGHTKHVDEMEQSVLKEVGNIVTSSYLNTFSDFYRCPLLPSPPSLAIDMSAAVVDSVLLNTGCFEEDTISVVTKFAGAKRSLRGFFLYIPEIVTTSIEEAA, via the coding sequence ATGGTACCCATTAACAATAAGAATGACGATGCCCTGAGCAATTTTTTGACTGTGGCGAAGACCGGAGTCAAGAAGGCAGGCGAATCGCTGAAGACCATGTCGGCCAGCGCGATCAGGCTGGAGGTAATCTCGGCGGGTATAGCGCCCACATCACGGCTCTCCGAGATCGGAGGCAATCCCGAGGATCTTATGGTGGGAGTGTATATAGGCGTTACCGGCAAGATGCCCGGTCATGCTCTGCTGGTTTTTCCATATGAAAGCGCGCTGCTGCTTGTCGATATGATTACCGGCAACAGCCTTGGTCATACGAAGCACGTCGATGAGATGGAGCAGTCCGTGCTTAAAGAGGTAGGAAATATTGTGACTTCTTCCTATCTGAATACATTTTCTGATTTCTACCGATGTCCGCTGTTGCCGAGTCCGCCCAGCCTTGCAATAGATATGTCTGCGGCGGTAGTAGACAGCGTCCTGCTCAACACCGGTTGTTTTGAGGAAGACACCATAAGTGTTGTAACTAAATTTGCCGGTGCAAAGCGTTCACTGCGCGGATTTTTCCTTTACATACCTGAGATAGTCACAACTTCTATTGAGGAGGCGGCCTGA
- the fliM gene encoding flagellar motor switch protein FliM — MADVLNQDEINALMETFKSTGAQDIGTKAPEKQVRVYDFSRPDKFSKEHLRSLNSIHTKHGAAFASSLSSMLRVYTRADLLALDQLTYREYCSSVSDGTLFVEADLQPLTSNAIFEFNPHFVSICVDLLAGGSASGASNQPSISELDKAIIKPVIDLALRQYVEAWSWCVGLQATVINMTTESGTRQVLLPSEAVLVCGYEVSIGENVSMMSICLPASAIEPILPALTAGRSLHTPGRGKDQTNPALMKSFEEVAVECRAVLGRTSLSVEEVSELDIGDVITLPVKEDGLAELWIENVPAFLGPLGLSGKNLALKIAQVAESR; from the coding sequence ATGGCTGATGTACTTAACCAGGATGAAATAAATGCTTTAATGGAGACTTTTAAGTCTACAGGGGCGCAAGATATCGGGACAAAGGCTCCCGAGAAGCAGGTGCGTGTATATGACTTTTCGCGGCCCGATAAGTTCTCCAAAGAACATTTGCGATCGCTCAATTCCATTCATACCAAGCATGGAGCGGCATTTGCTTCATCTCTTTCGTCCATGCTCAGAGTATATACGCGCGCTGACCTGCTGGCACTAGATCAGTTGACTTATCGCGAGTATTGCTCGTCGGTTTCGGACGGCACTCTTTTTGTCGAGGCCGATTTGCAGCCGCTGACATCGAACGCAATATTTGAGTTCAATCCGCACTTTGTTTCAATATGCGTGGACCTGCTGGCCGGAGGCTCTGCATCAGGCGCATCTAATCAGCCGTCGATATCTGAACTGGACAAAGCAATAATCAAGCCGGTGATTGACCTTGCACTGAGGCAATATGTGGAAGCATGGTCCTGGTGTGTCGGTCTCCAGGCTACTGTGATAAACATGACGACCGAGTCAGGTACGCGGCAGGTCCTTCTTCCGTCGGAGGCGGTGCTGGTCTGCGGATATGAAGTCAGCATAGGCGAGAACGTAAGTATGATGAGCATATGTCTTCCGGCATCCGCTATCGAACCGATCCTTCCGGCTCTGACTGCCGGCAGGAGTCTGCACACTCCGGGTCGAGGTAAAGATCAAACGAACCCCGCGCTGATGAAGTCGTTTGAAGAAGTAGCCGTTGAATGCCGGGCAGTTCTGGGCAGGACATCTCTCTCCGTAGAGGAGGTTTCAGAGCTTGATATAGGGGATGTGATCACGCTGCCTGTCAAAGAGGACGGACTGGCTGAGCTTTGGATAGAGAATGTGCCTGCGTTTCTGGGGCCGCTGGGTTTGTCGGGGAAAAACCTGGCTCTGAAAATTGCACAAGTTGCGGAATCCCGGTAA
- a CDS encoding chemotaxis protein CheX, translating to MKVEFIEPFVSAAFSVLETLSGEKPTRGQISLRTNTFTTQQVSIVAGVNGNVEGISLYGMSLETAEKIATMMVGSPVQGLEGMGLSALSELGNMITGNAITLLSRNGYDVDITPPSVIRGASVEMSTKTPALVVPVCTQYGTIEVNVALAEIAVQVAA from the coding sequence ATGAAAGTCGAGTTCATAGAACCTTTTGTAAGTGCGGCGTTCAGCGTATTGGAAACACTTTCAGGCGAAAAACCGACGCGCGGGCAAATATCCCTGAGGACCAACACATTCACCACACAGCAAGTGAGCATTGTTGCGGGCGTTAATGGCAATGTGGAGGGCATTTCGTTGTATGGGATGTCTCTTGAAACGGCTGAGAAGATCGCGACAATGATGGTCGGCAGTCCGGTTCAAGGTCTGGAAGGAATGGGACTGAGCGCTCTTAGCGAGCTTGGCAACATGATCACAGGCAATGCGATAACGCTGTTGTCGCGCAACGGATATGATGTCGATATCACGCCGCCGTCGGTTATACGAGGTGCCAGTGTTGAGATGTCCACAAAGACTCCGGCGCTGGTTGTGCCTGTATGCACTCAATACGGGACCATCGAAGTGAACGTGGCATTAGCGGAGATCGCGGTGCAGGTTGCCGCATAA
- a CDS encoding response regulator has translation MPKRILVVDDAMFMRATVKRILEQAGFEVAGEADNGQVAVQRYGELKPDAVLMDITMPIMDGISAAKEILKTDPRAVVLMCTALGQQNLVIDAIKAGVKDYIVKPFQPERVVEGVSKALGAA, from the coding sequence ATGCCTAAACGCATTCTCGTGGTTGACGACGCGATGTTCATGCGGGCAACCGTAAAGCGCATACTTGAACAGGCAGGCTTTGAAGTTGCCGGTGAAGCGGACAACGGTCAGGTAGCGGTTCAACGCTACGGCGAATTGAAGCCCGATGCGGTATTGATGGACATCACAATGCCGATCATGGACGGAATCTCTGCGGCAAAGGAGATTCTCAAGACGGACCCGCGTGCCGTTGTTCTGATGTGCACGGCTCTCGGGCAGCAAAATCTGGTCATAGACGCGATAAAGGCCGGAGTCAAGGACTATATTGTAAAGCCTTTTCAGCCGGAACGAGTAGTAGAAGGAGTAAGCAAAGCGCTGGGTGCTGCATAG
- a CDS encoding protein-glutamate O-methyltransferase CheR, with protein MSIGSDQFAELDFASFKRKVKAAYSLDLEAYKRPQMERRLRSNMERCGAKSFAQYYSLMQSNKALQDEFLDRVTINVSELFRNPDQFEVLRTKILPELLSQTRSLYIWSAGCSYGAEPYSLAIMLDEMRTGGLHRIHATDIDDRMLARARGGVFQEAEMRSVSHQRLSKYFDHKPEGYVAKDTLKNMIKFSKHNMLEERFQTGFDLILCRNVVIYFTDETKKTLYERFFASLKPGGYLFVGGTERIADYKTIGFENMVSFFYKKPCSN; from the coding sequence ATGAGTATTGGTTCGGATCAATTCGCAGAACTTGATTTCGCGTCATTTAAGCGCAAGGTAAAGGCTGCTTACAGTCTCGACCTCGAGGCTTATAAACGGCCTCAGATGGAGCGGCGTCTCAGGTCGAACATGGAACGATGTGGGGCAAAGAGTTTTGCGCAGTATTACTCTCTCATGCAGAGTAACAAGGCGCTGCAGGATGAGTTTCTGGACCGTGTGACGATTAACGTATCGGAGCTCTTCCGCAATCCGGACCAGTTTGAAGTGCTTCGAACAAAAATATTGCCCGAGCTGCTTTCACAGACCAGGAGTTTATATATCTGGTCGGCAGGTTGTTCATATGGGGCCGAGCCTTATTCACTGGCTATCATGCTCGATGAGATGCGGACAGGCGGGCTTCATCGTATTCATGCAACAGACATCGATGATCGCATGCTCGCCAGAGCGCGCGGGGGTGTATTCCAGGAAGCTGAGATGCGCAGTGTATCACATCAGAGGCTGAGTAAATATTTCGATCATAAGCCCGAGGGCTACGTTGCAAAAGACACATTGAAAAATATGATTAAATTTTCCAAGCACAACATGCTTGAGGAACGTTTCCAGACAGGTTTCGACCTGATCTTATGCAGGAACGTGGTTATCTACTTCACTGATGAGACCAAGAAGACTCTATATGAGCGGTTCTTTGCCTCACTCAAGCCGGGTGGATATCTGTTTGTCGGCGGCACTGAGCGTATCGCCGATTACAAGACAATTGGGTTCGAAAATATGGTTTCATTCTTTTACAAGAAACCATGCAGTAACTAG
- a CDS encoding chemotaxis protein CheA, with translation MGSDMSDMMGLFLEEAEEQLLKLDDGFLQLEKNPGDIEILKEIFRAAHTLKGSSATMGLTELALMTHAMENLLDPLRNGVLAVTPQIIDVLLEGTDNLRVMTGQVSNGEPLNANIEDLLVRIKSLTEGSQDEPAPVSKKVGVAESKKLGTDVPGAMAIRAKVVSECLMPSVRAFMIFNSLSMQGEVVSSDPSQDNLDDIQAGQEIVITFMPSNGPESAIEAIKSLAEVELIDYTIPGDDAGDAEQSEQVEQEKPKAPAAASGSGSVAKAIQTVRVGVDRLDTLMNLVAELVIDRTRMNQIGSQLAFKYENEELVQGLGETSVHIGRVVNELQEHIMKVRLLPVEQVFNRFPRMVRDLSHKAGKDVDFILEGQETELDRSILEDIVDPLTHLLRNAVDHGVETPAERTAAGKPARARIVLAAKQEENRIIIEVQDDGHGISIEKVKAAALKNGAVGEETLSHMSDDEALQLIFASGVSTAEKITDISGRGVGMDVVRSNIQGLSGNVEVLTKVGEGTTFRINLPLTLAIIQSLVTGVGDKVYVIPLSAVQETFRCEADEVHYIDGHPAINFRGSVLHLVKLGRLFDHNQTGHLSDNECITFVVVRTGGLKIGLIVDRLIGEQEVVIKPLGAFFGDIDGIAGATILGDGRVALIVDIGAIGALVNRRKRPRQAA, from the coding sequence ATGGGCTCTGATATGTCTGATATGATGGGTCTGTTTCTTGAGGAAGCCGAGGAGCAGTTACTCAAGCTCGACGATGGTTTTCTTCAGCTCGAAAAGAATCCAGGCGATATAGAAATCTTAAAAGAGATATTCAGAGCTGCTCATACTCTGAAGGGTTCGTCCGCAACAATGGGTCTGACCGAGCTTGCTCTTATGACTCATGCAATGGAGAACCTGCTGGACCCACTTCGAAATGGAGTGCTGGCCGTGACGCCCCAGATAATAGACGTGCTTCTGGAGGGCACGGACAATCTTCGGGTTATGACCGGGCAGGTGAGCAATGGCGAGCCGCTGAACGCAAATATCGAAGATTTGCTTGTGCGTATAAAGTCCCTGACCGAGGGATCACAAGATGAGCCTGCGCCGGTGTCGAAAAAAGTCGGCGTCGCTGAGAGCAAAAAGCTTGGCACGGATGTTCCCGGCGCAATGGCGATCCGCGCGAAGGTGGTATCCGAGTGCCTCATGCCTTCGGTCAGAGCATTCATGATCTTTAACTCGCTTTCGATGCAGGGTGAGGTCGTTTCATCGGACCCGAGCCAGGACAATCTGGATGACATTCAAGCGGGCCAGGAAATAGTCATCACATTTATGCCCAGCAATGGTCCCGAATCCGCGATAGAGGCGATCAAGAGCCTAGCCGAGGTGGAGCTTATTGACTACACAATTCCCGGTGATGACGCGGGCGATGCGGAGCAGTCCGAGCAGGTTGAGCAAGAAAAGCCTAAGGCTCCCGCCGCAGCTTCGGGTTCCGGAAGTGTGGCCAAGGCGATCCAGACCGTTCGCGTCGGTGTCGATAGACTGGATACCCTTATGAACCTGGTGGCTGAACTGGTAATCGATCGCACGCGAATGAACCAGATCGGTTCCCAGCTTGCATTCAAGTATGAAAATGAAGAACTCGTGCAGGGGTTGGGTGAGACATCGGTGCACATTGGCCGGGTTGTCAACGAACTGCAGGAGCACATAATGAAAGTTCGCCTGCTGCCTGTAGAGCAGGTTTTCAATCGCTTCCCGCGTATGGTTCGCGACCTCTCGCACAAAGCCGGTAAGGATGTTGACTTTATACTCGAAGGCCAGGAGACTGAGCTTGATCGTTCTATCCTTGAAGATATAGTCGATCCTCTGACCCACCTCTTGAGAAACGCAGTGGACCATGGCGTCGAGACCCCCGCTGAGCGGACAGCAGCAGGTAAACCTGCGCGAGCGCGAATAGTTTTGGCCGCAAAGCAGGAAGAAAATCGAATTATTATTGAGGTTCAGGATGATGGTCATGGAATCTCAATAGAGAAGGTAAAAGCAGCGGCACTCAAAAATGGCGCTGTAGGCGAAGAAACCCTCTCCCACATGTCCGACGATGAGGCTTTGCAGCTCATATTTGCTTCGGGTGTGAGCACGGCTGAGAAGATAACCGACATATCCGGGCGCGGAGTTGGGATGGACGTGGTTCGCAGTAACATTCAGGGTCTGTCCGGCAATGTGGAAGTTCTGACCAAGGTGGGCGAAGGCACGACTTTCAGGATCAACTTGCCTTTGACACTGGCGATCATTCAATCGTTGGTTACAGGCGTTGGCGATAAGGTATATGTGATTCCATTGAGCGCCGTTCAGGAGACTTTCCGCTGCGAGGCGGACGAAGTCCATTATATCGACGGCCATCCGGCTATCAATTTCCGTGGGTCAGTGCTTCACCTTGTTAAGCTGGGCCGGTTGTTTGACCATAATCAAACCGGGCATCTGTCGGATAACGAATGCATAACGTTCGTGGTAGTCCGCACAGGTGGACTCAAGATCGGTCTGATTGTCGACAGGCTGATTGGTGAGCAGGAAGTGGTCATAAAACCGCTCGGCGCATTTTTTGGCGACATTGACGGTATTGCCGGGGCTACTATTCTCGGTGACGGGCGTGTTGCCTTGATTGTGGATATCGGCGCCATCGGCGCCCTGGTAAACAGACGAAAGAGACCCCGCCAGGCGGCGTGA
- the rpoN gene encoding RNA polymerase factor sigma-54, giving the protein MVGSMQGAALAHKQSPRTIPVQIQANSILNMSLLELQQFVETEAMENPALCMDETSRCPVCGFVTVSPTCPVCSASLAASKSSITDDGNERSYLEKAFAAGNDELFDPFRTVARSMELDDYLKQQARMTMGGRKLRIAEYLIDSLDDDGYFRESLFETAEEFAAAVPEIESVLKIVQSFDPAGIAARNLRESLLIQIRRIVSSEPISTTAELILEDCWEDFSKVRFKSIAKKLEISHQIVIEACEYIRDNLTPRPASAYHAPFEELAPRESSAVVPDVIIQKNGDSFTADVVDCYGSYLKIDETYEECYQSIKSGESYLGEDDCRHIREHVERVRCILDAIKLRKKTLARVAAYLAEYQHDFLAHGPSKLKTLRQKDVAKALEVHESTICRALSDKFCRLPSGEVVSFEIFFDSALPVRNLISQIIALSTEPLSDGEITKKLADHGVSIARRTVAKYRDQLRVLPYQLRAA; this is encoded by the coding sequence ATGGTTGGCAGTATGCAAGGTGCAGCGCTTGCGCACAAACAAAGTCCGCGCACTATTCCCGTTCAAATTCAGGCTAATTCGATCTTAAATATGAGTCTGCTGGAACTACAGCAGTTTGTCGAAACAGAGGCTATGGAAAATCCGGCCCTGTGTATGGACGAAACTTCTCGATGCCCCGTCTGCGGGTTTGTGACCGTCTCTCCGACGTGCCCTGTCTGCAGCGCGTCACTTGCTGCAAGCAAGAGCAGCATCACCGATGACGGCAATGAGCGCAGCTATCTCGAAAAGGCATTTGCCGCGGGAAACGATGAGCTCTTCGACCCGTTCAGAACCGTCGCGCGGTCCATGGAGCTTGACGACTACCTGAAGCAGCAAGCTCGTATGACGATGGGTGGCCGAAAGCTCAGGATCGCCGAATACCTTATAGACTCGCTTGATGATGACGGATATTTTCGAGAATCGCTCTTTGAGACTGCCGAGGAGTTTGCCGCTGCGGTGCCGGAGATAGAGTCGGTGCTAAAGATCGTGCAGAGCTTTGACCCGGCTGGAATCGCAGCAAGAAATCTGCGCGAATCGCTGCTGATCCAGATCCGCCGTATTGTATCATCCGAACCAATCTCAACCACTGCCGAATTGATATTGGAAGACTGCTGGGAAGACTTCTCGAAGGTGCGCTTCAAATCAATTGCAAAAAAGCTTGAGATATCCCATCAGATAGTTATCGAGGCTTGCGAGTATATCCGCGACAACCTCACCCCCCGACCCGCTTCGGCTTATCATGCTCCGTTTGAAGAACTTGCGCCAAGAGAGTCGAGCGCGGTCGTGCCGGATGTCATTATTCAGAAAAACGGTGATTCGTTCACCGCGGATGTGGTGGACTGTTACGGCAGTTATCTCAAGATAGATGAGACCTACGAGGAGTGTTACCAGTCGATCAAGAGCGGCGAGAGCTATCTCGGCGAAGACGATTGCAGGCATATACGTGAGCACGTTGAGCGCGTGCGATGCATACTCGACGCGATAAAGCTTAGAAAAAAGACTCTGGCGCGGGTGGCCGCATACCTGGCCGAATATCAGCATGACTTTCTGGCCCACGGTCCATCGAAACTCAAGACTCTGCGTCAGAAAGACGTGGCGAAGGCTCTGGAAGTCCATGAGTCCACCATCTGCCGGGCGCTATCCGACAAATTCTGCAGGCTGCCCTCAGGCGAAGTGGTGTCATTTGAGATATTCTTCGACTCAGCGCTGCCTGTGCGAAACCTCATCAGCCAGATCATAGCTCTCTCTACCGAGCCGCTCTCGGACGGCGAGATAACTAAGAAGCTTGCCGATCATGGCGTAAGCATTGCTCGCAGGACTGTTGCCAAGTATCGCGACCAGCTCAGGGTGCTGCCTTATCAGTTGAGAGCGGCGTAG
- a CDS encoding outer membrane beta-barrel protein, producing the protein MKRFAKYCVLLMVVALCLSVMPAYAQNVEVGKGLSLAFGMYRPSDSDIKDGLGSNWFSANLSYKLSETDKTESYVGLGYIKAEGKSWTDTYEVGEAIVTDKTDTDGHIIPLTYTIKTKPQGMSKFYYGGGGGIFFSKLEANSSVFGKGDVSDTLFGVNLLAGVKFSQKLSLELQYTRMLNDVKVDEEDYNLSGLSLSLSGSF; encoded by the coding sequence TTGAAACGATTTGCAAAGTATTGTGTTCTGCTGATGGTAGTGGCTTTGTGCCTAAGCGTTATGCCGGCATATGCCCAAAACGTGGAAGTTGGGAAGGGTCTTTCTCTGGCATTTGGTATGTACAGACCTTCCGACAGCGATATCAAGGACGGACTGGGAAGTAACTGGTTCAGTGCTAACTTAAGCTACAAGCTTTCCGAAACTGATAAGACTGAGTCCTATGTCGGTCTTGGGTATATCAAAGCTGAAGGTAAGAGCTGGACTGACACATATGAAGTTGGGGAAGCAATTGTAACAGATAAGACTGATACCGACGGACATATCATCCCGCTTACATACACAATAAAAACAAAACCTCAAGGCATGTCCAAATTTTACTATGGCGGCGGTGGTGGGATTTTCTTCTCAAAGCTCGAGGCAAATTCCTCAGTATTTGGAAAAGGTGATGTATCAGATACGCTCTTTGGGGTAAACTTGCTGGCTGGAGTGAAATTCTCGCAGAAACTGAGCCTAGAGTTACAGTATACTCGTATGCTTAACGACGTAAAGGTTGATGAGGAAGATTACAACCTGAGCGGTCTGTCTCTCTCGTTGAGTGGTAGTTTCTAG
- a CDS encoding PEP-CTERM sorting domain-containing protein yields the protein MRRLFGIFVVALVLMSFAIVACGQTLQPVTLQQSISLARITNRGTSFLANDFHIKIKADSQHFNANGSYYWAATKLMDFSTNGYYCSGTPTQTTFTTWEEDGWIHLYWTFPEQWINVNNGMMFGFTNYGGIKFNNVQWWWTFNGQDVRDLPDNWQDWYKDNNGMLVDVIANRTTSPLQVDRLTGTTTSRMTISEIAALTTPPNPVVPPINPVVVGPSQTLEYAWNWPGEDPIHFMWYDFEDGYGDFIEFRNAAYLDSVPEPSSIFALAAGLMSFIGIRRRRA from the coding sequence ATGCGCAGATTATTTGGTATTTTTGTTGTAGCTTTGGTTCTCATGTCATTCGCGATAGTTGCCTGCGGGCAGACGCTTCAGCCCGTAACACTCCAGCAGAGCATAAGCCTTGCCAGGATAACAAATCGCGGCACATCATTTTTGGCCAATGATTTCCATATCAAGATCAAGGCCGATTCTCAGCATTTCAATGCGAATGGGTCCTACTATTGGGCAGCCACCAAGCTTATGGATTTTAGCACCAACGGCTATTACTGTTCCGGTACGCCCACACAGACTACATTTACCACCTGGGAAGAAGATGGCTGGATTCATCTTTATTGGACCTTCCCGGAGCAATGGATCAATGTCAATAACGGCATGATGTTCGGTTTTACAAACTATGGCGGCATCAAGTTCAACAATGTCCAGTGGTGGTGGACCTTCAACGGTCAGGACGTAAGAGACCTGCCGGATAACTGGCAGGACTGGTATAAGGACAACAACGGCATGCTGGTCGACGTTATTGCAAACAGGACAACAAGCCCGCTTCAGGTCGATCGCCTCACCGGCACAACCACCAGTCGCATGACCATTTCAGAAATTGCTGCTCTTACGACTCCACCCAATCCTGTGGTTCCGCCGATCAACCCGGTTGTGGTAGGTCCCAGCCAGACGCTGGAGTATGCATGGAACTGGCCTGGCGAAGATCCAATACATTTTATGTGGTATGATTTTGAGGATGGATACGGAGACTTTATCGAATTCCGGAATGCTGCTTACCTGGACAGCGTTCCCGAACCGTCTTCTATATTCGCTTTGGCAGCCGGCCTGATGTCGTTTATTGGAATCAGGCGTCGCAGAGCATAG
- the trpE gene encoding anthranilate synthase component I, with translation MSAYYPDKKEFIKRAGNGNMTPVYKEILADMETPVSAFRKIVSGQGCPETTREGEAPAEPCNDYSFLLESVEGGERMARFSFLGSGTNLVIKSSGRDVEITRDGKLERISLVPGRDVLHILKDEMNKLRYVPDPDLPRFCGGAVGFIGYDMVRFFEDLPDTTVDDLKMPDCTLIFTDTLLIFDHVRHKIRVVCNAQIDGDPESSYDRAVAKIEKLIERMKSPVKTSVVKRNTNPPTITSNFTKTEFENAVTRCKEYIAAGDVIQVVLSQRFQTKVTADPFDVYRALRSLNPSPYMYYLAYGDTKLIGSSPEILVTEELGNVTVRPIAGTRPRGATEEQDLTLEAELLKDEKERAEHIMLVDLGRNDIGRVCRYGSVNVDELMVIEKYSHVMHMVSNVRGRLNLDKDEFDLLRACFPAGTVSGAPKVRAMEIIDELEPTRRGSYAGAIGYFSYSGNMDACITIRTILIQGNTAYVQAGAGIVADSEPAKEYEETQNKAKALIKALSAAEEGLE, from the coding sequence ATGAGCGCATATTATCCGGACAAAAAGGAATTCATCAAACGAGCCGGTAACGGCAATATGACGCCGGTCTACAAAGAGATATTAGCGGACATGGAAACCCCGGTGTCAGCATTTCGGAAGATAGTTTCGGGACAAGGGTGTCCCGAAACAACTCGGGAGGGCGAAGCTCCCGCTGAGCCATGCAACGATTACTCTTTCCTGCTGGAGAGTGTAGAGGGCGGGGAGAGAATGGCAAGGTTCTCCTTTCTGGGAAGCGGCACTAACCTGGTCATCAAGAGCAGTGGGCGAGATGTAGAGATTACTCGTGACGGCAAACTCGAACGCATCAGCTTAGTACCCGGCAGAGATGTCCTGCACATCCTGAAGGATGAGATGAACAAACTACGATATGTGCCGGACCCTGATTTGCCGAGGTTTTGCGGAGGAGCGGTCGGGTTCATCGGTTACGATATGGTCAGGTTCTTTGAGGATCTGCCTGACACGACGGTCGACGATCTCAAAATGCCTGACTGCACGCTGATCTTCACCGACACACTGCTCATATTCGATCATGTGCGCCACAAAATACGCGTCGTCTGCAACGCTCAAATAGATGGTGACCCCGAATCGTCCTATGATCGCGCGGTCGCCAAGATCGAGAAACTGATCGAGCGTATGAAATCCCCTGTGAAAACAAGTGTCGTAAAGCGCAATACAAACCCACCGACAATTACATCCAACTTTACCAAAACCGAGTTTGAAAACGCAGTCACCAGATGCAAGGAATACATTGCGGCGGGAGACGTGATACAGGTCGTGCTCTCCCAGCGCTTCCAGACAAAAGTAACTGCAGACCCATTCGATGTATACCGCGCTCTGCGCAGCCTGAACCCCTCCCCTTACATGTATTATCTCGCATATGGCGATACGAAGCTGATTGGCTCATCACCTGAGATTCTGGTCACCGAGGAACTCGGCAATGTGACTGTCCGCCCGATAGCCGGAACCCGGCCCAGAGGCGCAACCGAAGAACAGGACCTCACGCTGGAGGCAGAGCTTTTGAAAGATGAGAAAGAGCGGGCGGAGCATATCATGCTTGTCGACCTGGGTCGCAACGATATAGGCCGTGTCTGCAGATACGGCAGTGTGAACGTAGACGAGCTGATGGTGATCGAGAAATACTCGCATGTGATGCACATGGTCTCAAATGTGCGCGGCAGGCTAAACCTTGATAAGGACGAGTTCGACCTGCTACGGGCATGCTTCCCGGCTGGGACTGTCTCGGGCGCTCCCAAAGTTAGAGCAATGGAGATCATAGACGAGTTGGAACCTACAAGACGCGGCTCATATGCCGGAGCTATAGGCTATTTCAGCTACTCCGGCAACATGGATGCCTGCATAACTATTCGCACTATTCTTATCCAAGGCAATACAGCATATGTCCAAGCCGGTGCAGGAATTGTGGCAGATTCCGAACCGGCCAAGGAATATGAGGAGACTCAAAACAAAGCTAAAGCCTTGATCAAAGCACTGAGCGCTGCAGAGGAAGGACTGGAATAA
- the pabA gene encoding aminodeoxychorismate/anthranilate synthase component II yields the protein MILMIDNYDSFTYNLVQYLGEMGQQLKVFRNNKITLDEIEKMKPDKIVISPGPCTPNEAGVSVAVIQRFAGKIPILGVCLGHQSIGQAFGGEIVQAQRLMHGKTSLIHHDGKGVFKSMPNPFVATRYHSLIIRRETIPDCLQITAETDQREIMGVRHKDYPIEGVQFHPESILTQEGKLLLQNFVA from the coding sequence ATGATCCTGATGATAGACAACTACGACAGCTTTACCTATAACCTGGTCCAGTATCTGGGTGAGATGGGCCAGCAGTTAAAGGTGTTCAGGAACAATAAGATCACACTCGATGAGATCGAGAAGATGAAGCCGGACAAGATTGTGATATCACCGGGGCCGTGCACACCAAACGAGGCGGGTGTGTCGGTCGCGGTGATCCAGCGGTTCGCAGGAAAGATTCCTATTCTGGGAGTATGCCTGGGGCACCAGAGTATAGGTCAGGCATTCGGTGGGGAAATTGTGCAGGCGCAGAGGCTGATGCATGGCAAGACATCGCTGATCCATCACGACGGTAAGGGCGTCTTCAAAAGCATGCCTAATCCGTTTGTTGCGACGCGATATCACTCACTGATAATACGGCGTGAGACTATCCCAGACTGCCTGCAGATCACCGCCGAGACCGATCAGCGAGAGATCATGGGGGTCCGTCACAAAGACTACCCTATCGAGGGTGTGCAGTTCCACCCGGAGTCGATCCTGACTCAGGAAGGCAAGCTGCTGCTTCAAAACTTCGTTGCTTAG